The DNA window CTCCGAGGCATTGCTGATCAGGTTGAGGATCACCTGCCCGAAGAGATGGGGATCGGCCAGGCAGGGCGGCAGGGAAGGGGCAAAAGAGCGGTGGAGGGTGACCCCGCTCCTTCGCAAGGCGACCGCCGAGAGGTCGATGGCCTCCTGGATGGGTTGGTGAAGATCGATCAGGACGAACCTCGGCTCGGTGGGCTTGGCGAAGTCCATGACCCGACGGATCACCCCCTCGATCTTGATCGAGGCGGAGCGGATCTTCCTGAGAATCTCCTTCACCTTCTCCCCGCTTTGCTCCTCCTGGAGGGTCGTCTCGAGGTTGTTCAAAAATATGTTGATCCCCGAAAGGGGGCTCCGGATCTCGTGGGCGATGCCCGAGGCAATCCGTCCTAAAGAGGCCATCTTGTCCTCGATCCTCAGCAGATGCTCCATCTCTTTGGCCCGGGTGATGTCCAGTTTGCTGACCAGCAGAGCCTCCCGGCCCTGGTACTCGATCGCACTGGCCCAGCAATGGACCCAGATCATATCCTTGTCTTCCCCTCCCTGTGTCCCGGAGTAGTACCGGAAGTCCATATCGAGGGATTTCACCTCTCCCGTGAGGATCTGACGAAATCCCCTTTCGACCTTCTCGTAATCGTCCGGATGGATGTTCTCCAGCTTTCCATTTTGGAAGAATTGTGTCAGAGGGCTTGGAAGCCTCTTTTCGACCCGGTTTTCGTAAACGATCTTACCTCCTTGGATGATCAGAATCCCGATGGGCGAGTTCTCCATCAGCGTCTGGAAACGCCGTTCGCTCTCGGTCAGGGCCTTTTCCGCCTCCGCCAGACGGCGCCGTAACGATTCCAGGTCATCCTGGGGTTGGGTTTGAACCGTCTTGGGGTGATCCATCTTCTCTGCTAAAAAGAAAGGCTCAAGAGGTGCTTCACTTGGAAGAAGCGCCCCTTGTCAATGCAGGTGGGCGAGCGATATAAAAATATCATATACGTCCCTCGTTGTAAAGCAAAGAGGGGAAGATTGCCGAAATTTCTCTTGACAAGCCGAAAAATTGTTGATAATGGGAGACCAATATCTGGGGGGATTCAAACGGTCATTCTTGCGGAACCGAAGGGAGGTGAGAAGGAAGCGGACGTTCACACCTTAAGGGGGAATCTGTTTAAAAAGAAGGAGGATGGTTATGAAGGAGTTTAAAGTCTTTCTGAAGGAAGAGGAAATTCCGAAGCAATGGTACAATATCCAGGCGGATCTCCCGTCTCCTCTGCAACCCCCGCTCCACCCCGCCACCGGTCAACCGATCGGACCCCAGGATCTCGCTCCGGTCTTTCCCATGAACCTCATCGAACAGGAAGTGAGCACCCAACGCTGGATCGACATTCCGGAGGAGGTCCTCGAAAAACTTCTCATCTGGCGGCCCACCCCGCTTCACCGGGCCTATGCCCTCGAAAAGGCCCTTGGCACCCCGGCCAGGATCTACTACAAGAACGAAGGCGTCAGCCCTCCGGGGAGCCATAAACCTAACACCGCGGTCGCCCAGGCTTACTATAATAAGGTCTTCGGGATCAAACGGATCACCACGGAGACGGGCGCAGGCCAGTGGGGAAGCGCCCTCAGCTTCGCCTGCTGCCTCTTCGGCCTGGAGTGCAAAGTCTATATGGTGAGGATCAGCTACGACCAGAAACCTTACCGTCGCCTGATGATGAATACCTGGGGCGCCACCTGCGTCCCCAGCCCGAGCAAGGACACCAACGCAGGCCGCAAGGTCCTCGAAGAGAACCCCGACTCCCCTGGAAGCCTTGGCATCGCCATCAGCGAGGCCATCGAGGATGCGGTCACCTCGAAGGATACCCGCTATTCCCTCGGGAGCGTCTTGAACCACGTCCTGATGCACCAGACCATCATCGGACTGGAGGCGAAAAAACAGTTGGAGAAATTGGGCGAGAAGAAGGTCGACATCGTGACCGGTTGTGCAGGCGGGGGGAGCAATTTCGCCGGCTTGGCCTTCCCCTTCGTCCTCGACAAGATCAACGGCGCCGACATCACCATCATCCCTGCCGAACCGACCTCCTGTCCCACCATGACCCGGGCGCCCTTTGTCTACGATTTCGGCGATACCGCCGCGACGACCCCGCTGATCCCCATGCACAGCCTCGGCCATAAATTCATCCCTCCCCCCATCCATGCCGGTGGGCTTCGATATCACGGCATCGCCCCGCTGATCAGCCAGCTCATCATCGAAGGGCTCGTCGAACCCCGTGCCTACAACCAGCTGGAGTGTTTTGCCGGTGCGGTCCTCTGGGCCAGGACCGAAGGCCAGATCCCTGCGCCGGAGACGAGCCACGCCATCGCCGTGGTCATCGAGGAGGCGAAGAAGGCAAAGGAGGAGGGGAAAGAGAAGGTCATCCTGCTCAACTGGAGCGGCCACGGGATCATGGACCTCGGAGGCTACGACTCCTACTTCAGTGGCAAATTGAGCGACTACCCCTTGCCCGAAGAGATCATGCAGAAGTCGCTCAAAGATCTCGAGGGACTTCCCAAACCCAAAATGATGAGGAGGGGGAAACCCATCTGATCTCTTAAAACCTGCAGGAGCCCTTCCTGCAGGTTTTCTCTTGAAGCTCCTTGTGCAAAAAGACTCAATCCCTCGGGTAGAAGATGATCGAAGACTATGATGACCTGATCATCCGCTGTGGCCAGCTGGGCGGTGAGGTCCCCTTCAAATACTGCCGGGTCCTGAACGAAGGCCTTCCCTGCAGAAGGATCATCCTCTGCTGGGAGTTTAGGATGGATATCGGTCCCTTTTTAAGTCAATATTATACCCCCGATCAGCTTCGGAAGGTCCTCGCCCCCCCCTCCAAGACGAGGGTCGAGACGATCGTGGAGCTGATCGAGCGGGCCAAGAAAGTCAAAGAGCACGAGGGGGAGGAATGCTGATCTCGGATCGACTGGCAAATCTCAAACCCTCTGGGGTTAGGCGGATCTTCGATCTCGCAAGGCAGATGAAGGATCCCATCAACCTGAGCATCGGAGAGCCAGATTTCGACATCCCCGACCCCATCAAGGAGGAGGGGATCGAATGGATTCGAAAGGGGTTCAATAAATACACGCCCACACAGGGCATTCCCGAGCTTCGGGAGAAGATCGCCTCCCATCTGAAAAAGAAGGGGATCCACTTTGAAGAGGTGATGGTCACCGCAGGGGTGACCGGAGGACTCCTCCTTGCCAGTCTCGCCCTGATCAACCCAGGAGACGAGGTCCTCATCCCCGATCCTTTCTTCGTGATGTTCGAATATCAGGTCCTCCTCATGGGCGGGGTCCCGGTCTTCCTCGACACCTATCCCGACTTCCGTTTGAGGGAGGAAGAATTGGTCCGGAAGCTATCGAAGAAGACGAAATTCATCATCATCAACAGCCCCAACAACCCCACCGGAGCGATCTATCCGAAGGAAGACCTCGAAATGGTCGTCCGACAGGCGCGGAAGCGGGACCTCCTCATCCTCTCGGACGACACCTATGACGCCTTCGTCTACGACGAACCCTCTTGTCCCACGATCGGCCAGCTCTATGAGAAGACCCTGACTTTGGGAGGCTTCTCGAAGACCTGGGCCATGACCGGCTGGAGGCTCGGATATGTGGCGGGTCCAAAAGAGATCCTCCAACAGATGATCACCCTTCAGCAGTATACCTTCTCGAGCGTCAACTCCGTCGCCCAGAAGGCAGCCCTTAAGGCCCTCGATCACCCCATGGGAGATTACATCAAAGAACAGTACCGGAGGAAAAGGGACCTGATCTACGAGGGATTGAAGGAGAAGTTTCAAGTTCAGAAGCCGAGGGGAGCCTTCTATATCTTTCCCGAGGTCCCGGGGGGGGATGGAGAGGCCTTTGTGGAGAAGGCGATTCGAAACAATCTCTTCATCGTCCCCGGCAGCGTCTTCTCGAAAAAGAAGACCCACGTGAGGATCTCCTTCGCCGCACCCGAGGAGACCCTCCTCAGGGGAATTGAAGTGCTCAACCGGATTGGTTAGAATTCTTAAAAAGCCCACGGAAAACCCCCTCCTCCGGTCCTCGGCGATTTGGAGGGCTCAGAGGGTGATAAAAGGAGAGTCATGTCAACGAGCGTTGAAAAAGTGGTCCTTGGAAATGAGGCGATCGCCCGAGGCGTGGTGGAGAGCGGATGCCACTTCTTCGCCGCCTACCCCGGAACGCCCAGTTCGGAGATCCTGCCGGCCATCGTCCGATTTAAAAAAGAGCACAACCTCGACATCTACGTGGAGTGGTCGATCAACGAGAAGGTCGCCTTCGAAAACGCCCTGGTCGCAACCTACACGGGCAAGCGGGCCGC is part of the Thermodesulfobacteriota bacterium genome and encodes:
- a CDS encoding TrpB-like pyridoxal phosphate-dependent enzyme; this encodes MKEFKVFLKEEEIPKQWYNIQADLPSPLQPPLHPATGQPIGPQDLAPVFPMNLIEQEVSTQRWIDIPEEVLEKLLIWRPTPLHRAYALEKALGTPARIYYKNEGVSPPGSHKPNTAVAQAYYNKVFGIKRITTETGAGQWGSALSFACCLFGLECKVYMVRISYDQKPYRRLMMNTWGATCVPSPSKDTNAGRKVLEENPDSPGSLGIAISEAIEDAVTSKDTRYSLGSVLNHVLMHQTIIGLEAKKQLEKLGEKKVDIVTGCAGGGSNFAGLAFPFVLDKINGADITIIPAEPTSCPTMTRAPFVYDFGDTAATTPLIPMHSLGHKFIPPPIHAGGLRYHGIAPLISQLIIEGLVEPRAYNQLECFAGAVLWARTEGQIPAPETSHAIAVVIEEAKKAKEEGKEKVILLNWSGHGIMDLGGYDSYFSGKLSDYPLPEEIMQKSLKDLEGLPKPKMMRRGKPI
- a CDS encoding ATP-binding protein; amino-acid sequence: MDHPKTVQTQPQDDLESLRRRLAEAEKALTESERRFQTLMENSPIGILIIQGGKIVYENRVEKRLPSPLTQFFQNGKLENIHPDDYEKVERGFRQILTGEVKSLDMDFRYYSGTQGGEDKDMIWVHCWASAIEYQGREALLVSKLDITRAKEMEHLLRIEDKMASLGRIASGIAHEIRSPLSGINIFLNNLETTLQEEQSGEKVKEILRKIRSASIKIEGVIRRVMDFAKPTEPRFVLIDLHQPIQEAIDLSAVALRRSGVTLHRSFAPSLPPCLADPHLFGQVILNLISNASEAMKGQDGARQIEIATSCREDRIVITLSDSGPGVPFHLRKKIFDPFFTTKDGSTGIGLSICQRIVNDHGGELSVSTSRWGGAEFRIELPVKRERRRT
- a CDS encoding pyridoxal phosphate-dependent aminotransferase gives rise to the protein MLISDRLANLKPSGVRRIFDLARQMKDPINLSIGEPDFDIPDPIKEEGIEWIRKGFNKYTPTQGIPELREKIASHLKKKGIHFEEVMVTAGVTGGLLLASLALINPGDEVLIPDPFFVMFEYQVLLMGGVPVFLDTYPDFRLREEELVRKLSKKTKFIIINSPNNPTGAIYPKEDLEMVVRQARKRDLLILSDDTYDAFVYDEPSCPTIGQLYEKTLTLGGFSKTWAMTGWRLGYVAGPKEILQQMITLQQYTFSSVNSVAQKAALKALDHPMGDYIKEQYRRKRDLIYEGLKEKFQVQKPRGAFYIFPEVPGGDGEAFVEKAIRNNLFIVPGSVFSKKKTHVRISFAAPEETLLRGIEVLNRIG